AAGGTTTGATATATAGCAAGCCAAGAGCTCTCAGTATCCTTCTTACGTGAACATCTGAGTACTCTACATTGAACCTTTCTCTTATGAGCTGTTTGACTTGTGCTGTTGTCCAGTAATCTCTTTCTTTTAGAAGGTTAAGTAGTTGCTCCTTCTGTTGTTGAGAGAGTTTTGGCTTAGGGCCTCCACCATGACCTTTTAGGTTTACTAGCTCTTTTTTTTATTCCAATCTTCAAGCCAATCGTATATGGTTCTTTCTGGAACATCTGTTAGGTCTGACACTTTTGATACAGAGCCAAGTTTTTCTACGAGTTTGACTATAAGAGCTTTGAAGTCTTGGCTTTTCTCGCCTTGTAAGTAATTTC
This region of Bacteroidia bacterium genomic DNA includes:
- a CDS encoding helix-turn-helix domain-containing protein yields the protein MPERIKVEDIQELDRNYLQGEKSQDFKALIVKLVEKLGSVSKVSDLTDVPERTIYDWLEDWNKKKS